A genomic window from Brassica oleracea var. oleracea cultivar TO1000 chromosome C8, BOL, whole genome shotgun sequence includes:
- the LOC106311315 gene encoding uncharacterized protein LOC106311315, which yields MTLSINWEDVNQIVDDFPWVQFYNTGWAYSLMRHMNAACRIANLIGPESLSVTYLVQYMSEFSTLTDTLGIHFLESVKPFLMYEGMVLDDDYQRLFAQFLRLPAIPLPTGIRRFVVTDMIVHTLDLYRNAEEFETKFLDAMTYSPVTASIPNYASLSEFLAPGNFPENKIYCPTITELLSHCPGCHAMFATGIGKSQGVPYVRFRDSSGLIDGGFMHVELGMGVIDQFVELIGAYIMM from the exons ATGACTTTGTCCATAAATTGGGAAGATGTTAATCAAATCGTCGACGACTTCCCGTGGGTACAGTTTTATAACACCGGTTGGGCGTATTCTCTTATGCGGCACATGAATGCGGCTTGTCGCATTGCGAACTTGATTGGTCCAGAGTCTCTCTCCGTGACATACTTGGTCCAGTACATGAGCGAGTTTTCTACGCTAACAGACACGTTGGGCATCCATTTCCTCGAATCGGTTAAGCCCTTCCTGATGTATGAGGGTATGGTCCTGGATGATGATTATCAAAGATTGTTTGCTCAGTTTTTAAGGCTCCCGGCAATACCACTTCCA ACTGGAATCCGTAGGTTCGTTGTTACGGATATGATAGTTCATACTCTTGATCTATATCGGAATGCTGAAGAGTTTGAAACTAAATTTCTTGATGCAATGACTTATTCCCCAGTTACTGCTTCCATCCCAAACTATGCTTCTCTATCTGAGTTCTTAGCCCCTGGAAACTTCCCTGAAAAC AAGATATATTGTCCAACTATCACGGAACTGCTTTCTCATTGCCCAGGTTGCCATGCTATGTTTGCTACTGGTATAGGCAAGTCTCAAGGAGTTCCTTATGTCAGGTTTCGAGACAGTTCTGGCTTAATCGACGGTGGTTTCATGCACGTTGAATTGGGCATGGGAGTCATTGATCAGTTTGTGGAGTTAATCGGAGCATATATAATGATGTGA
- the LOC106307187 gene encoding UDP-glycosyltransferase 71C4: protein MCYKFIIYTTSSPFSLEQNKSQREMVKETELIFIPVPSTGHLLVNIEFAKRLISFDRRINTITILQLHSPTSPNAAVFAKSLVASHPQIRLHDLPVLDDYPPLDLFYRAPEAYIVQLVKRTTPLIKEAVSSIVAESPTSRVAGLVLDFFCNSLIKDVGDELNLSSYIFLTCNARYLSMMKYLPDRHRRVASKLDWSSGDEELAIPGFINSIPAKFLPSGLFKEEAYEAYVDLSPRFGDAKGILVNSVAEIEDYTFRYFSQQREEDYPPVYPVGPILSLEDRASPNEEDRDRIVRWLEEQPECSVVFLCFGSRGSVDELQVKEIAQALEVVGCRFLWSIRTGPVETSDPTDVLPEGFMGRMAGKGLVCGWAPQVEVLEHKAIGGFVSHCGWNSTLESLWFGVPVATWPMYAEQQLNAFTLVKELGLAVDLRMDYVSGRGGLVTCDEIARAVRALMEGGEGRRVKVKEMCDAARKAVMDGGSSSLATARFIDELVEDGAG from the coding sequence ATGTGTTATAAGTTTATTATATACACCACTAGTTCTCCATTTTCACTAGAACAAAACAAATCTCAGAGAGAGATGGTGAAAGAAACAGAGCTAATCTTCATCCCAGTTCCTTCCACAGGCCACCTCCTCGTGAACATCGAGTTCGCCAAGCGTCTCATCAGTTTCGACCGTCGGATCAACACCATCACCATCCTCCAATTACACTCCCCAACCAGCCCAAACGCAGCCGTTTTCGCCAAATCTCTCGTAGCTTCACATCCCCAGATCCGCCTCCACGACCTCCCCGTTCTCGACGATTATCCACCGTTGGATCTCTTCTACAGAGCTCCCGAAGCGTACATAGTCCAGCTCGTCAAGAGAACCACTCCTCTCATCAAAGAAGCAGTCTCCAGCATCGTTGCCGAGTCTCCCACCTCTCGTGTAGCCGGTTTGGTTCTTGATTTCTTCTGTAACTCGTTGATTAAAGATGTCGGCGACGAGCTCAACCTCTCTTCGTACATATTCTTGACCTGTAACGCTAGATACTTGAGTATGATGAAGTATCTTCCCGATCGGCACCGGAGAGTCGCGTCGAAGCTCGATTGGAGCTCCGGCGATGAGGAGTTGGCGATTCCGGGATTTATCAATTCTATTCCGGCGAAGTTTCTGCCGTCCGGTTTGTTCAAGGAAGAAGCTTACGAGGCGTACGTTGATTTATCGCCGAGATTCGGAGATGCGAAGGGTATTTTAGTAAATTCGGTGGCGGAGATTGAGGATTACACGTTTCGGTATTTCTCTCAGCAGCGGGAGGAGGATTATCCTCCGGTTTACCCGGTCGGACCGATTCTCAGCTTGGAGGATAGAGCGAGTCCTAACGAGGAGGATAGAGATAGGATCGTGAGGTGGCTTGAGGAGCAGCCGGAGTGTTCTGTGGTGTTCTTATGCTTTGGGAGTAGAGGAAGTGTTGATGAGTTGCAGGTGAAGGAGATAGCTCAAGCGCTTGAAGTCGTCGGGTGTAGGTTTCTATGGTCGATTCGGACAGGGCCTGTTGAGACAAGTGATCCGACAGATGTGTTGCCGGAGGGCTTCATGGGGCGGATGGCGGGTAAGGGGTTAGTTTGTGGTTGGGCTCCGCAAGTGGAAGTGTTGGAACATAAGGCGATAGGTGGGTTTGTGTCTCATTGTGGTTGGAACTCTACGCTTGAGAGCTTGTGGTTCGGTGTTCCTGTCGCCACGTGGCCGATGTACGCTGAGCAGCAGCTGAATGCTTTCACGTTGGTGAAGGAGTTGGGGTTAGCTGTTGATCTGCGGATGGATTATGTGTCTGGTCGTGGAGGTTTAGTAACTTGTGACGAGATTGCAAGAGCTGTAAGAGCGTTGATGGAAGGTGGGGAGGGGAGGAGGGTGAAGGTGAAGGAGATGTGTGATGCGGCGAGGAAGGCTGTGATGGATGGAGGATCATCTTCTTTGGCTACGGCTAGGTTCATTGATGAATTGGTGGAGGATGGTGCAGGCTAA
- the LOC106307644 gene encoding O-glucosyltransferase rumi-like gives MGLRLRLPQKTSPRSPSYLLLCLLALSFFSFTALLFYKVDDFIAQTKTLAGHNLEPTPWHIFPRKSFSEASRRSQAYRILQCSYFSCPYKPVLEPKSLMSDSVSGRRTQQPKCPDVFRWIQRDLEPWGETGVTKEHVEKAKESAAFRVVILSGKLYVDLFYACVQSRMMFTVWGILQLLNKYPGMVPDVDMMFDCMDKPIINRTEPQSFPAPLFRYCTNEAHLDIPFPDWSFWGWSETNLRPWDEEFGDIKKGSKRSSWGSKQPRAYWKGNPDVVSPIRMELMKCNHSRLWGAQIMRQNWAEEAKGGFEQSKLSNQCNHRYKIYAEGYAWSVSLKYIMSCGSMTLIISPEYEDFFSRGLLPKENYWPVSTTDLCRSIKFAVDWGNANPSDAESIGKRGQGYMESISMNRVYDYMFHLITEYSKLQKFKPEKPYSAKEVCEGSLLCFAEQKERDLLERSRAVPSLDRPCKLPDEDRSILQRLIQQKKKTIEDVRNMEMTRTERGS, from the exons ATGGGTCTTCGTCTTCGTCTCCCTCAGAAAACCTCTCCACGATCACCATCTTACCTCCTTCTATGCCTTCTTGCTCTCTCATTCTTCTCCTTCACCGCTCTTCTCTTCTACAAG GTTGACGACTTTATTGCTCAGACAAAAACTCTCGCCGGACATAACTTGGAACCAACGCCGTGGCACATTTTCCCGCGCAAATCTTTCAGCGAAGCCTCGAGACGTTCTCAGGCTTACCGAATCCTCCAATGCTCCTACTTCTCGTGTCCTTACAAACCCGTCCTCGAACCAAAGAGTCTCATGTCGGATTCCGTGTCGGGTCGTCGAACCCAGCAACCAAAGTGCCCAGACGTTTTCAG ATGGATTCAACGGGACTTAGAGCCGTGGGGAGAGACAGGAGTGACTAAAGAGCACGTGGAGAAGGCAAAAGAGAGTGCTGCCTTTAGAGTGGTGATACTCTCTGGGAAGCTGTACGTTGATCTCTTCTACGCCTGTGTGCAGAGCAGAATGATGTTCACCGTTTGGGGGATTCTGCAGCTTCTCAACAAGTATCCTGGCATGGTTCCTGATGTTGACATGATGTTTGATTGCATGGACAAACCCATCATCAACAGGACCGAGCCTCAGTCTTTCCCAGCTCCGCTTTTTCGTTATTGCACTAATGAAGCTCATCTAGACATTCCTTTTCCTGATTGGTCCTTTTGGGGATG GTCGGAGACGAATCTAAGGCCGTGGGATGAAGAGTTTGGGGATATAAAGAAAGGGTCTAAGAGAAGTAGCTGGGGCAGCAAGCAACCTAGAGCTTACTGGAAAGGGAATCCTGACGTTGTGTCGCCTATAAGAATGGAGCTGATGAAATGCAACCATTCAAGGTTATGGGGAGCACAGATTATGCGCCAG AACTGGGCAGAAGAAGCAAAAGGTGGGTTTGAACAGTCCAAGCTCTCCAACCAATGTAATCACCG GTACAAGATATATGCAGAGGGTTATGCATGGTCAGTTTCTCTAAAGTATATCATGTCATGTGGTTCCATGACACTCATAATCTCACCAGAGTATGAAGATTTCTTCAGCAGAGGCCTCCTTCCAAAGGAAAACTATTGGCCTGTCTCTACCACTGATCTATGTCGGTCCATTAAGTTCGCTGTGGACTGGGGAAACGCCAACCCTTCTGAT GCTGAATCAATAGGAAAAAGAGGACAGGGTTACATGGAAAGCATCAGCATGAACCGTGTGTATGACTACATGTTTCATCTCATCACTGAGTACTCAAAGCTTCAGAAGTTCAAACCAGAGAAGCCGTATTCCGCTAAAGAGGTCTGTGAAGGATCATTGCTTTGCTTCGCAGAGCAAAAAGAGAGGGACCTACTCGAAAGATCTAGAGCTGTACCGTCTCTGGACCGACCATGTAAACTTCCAGATGAAGATAGGAGTATACTCCAGAGGTTGATCCAACAGAAGAAAAAAACAATCGAAGATGTTAGAAACATGGAGATGACAAGAACAGAGAGGGGTTCTTAG
- the LOC106307645 gene encoding uncharacterized protein LOC106307645, with product MKLAHSAIRSLSDVASFQTCRPFISRSLSTNANQDPIQNRSSDDWMFGGKDEKANSFFQHLGKAEKDKRDYTGFSRSQGNGSRFDSSSDGVDGKLKEAALIYNVDEDEGVKDGYSFRPDVNSWGVNQFPRDMNYRRQMQRPRQNNKAEITTDEVLKKADFRNVRFLAQFITEAGILVKRKQTGISAKAQRKIAREIKTARAFGLMPFTTMGTKAFTFGKTMENRDQDFEYEVVDDDDEYDDNTPE from the exons ATGAAACTCGCCCATTCCGCGATTCGATCCCTTAGCGACGTAGCTTCCTTTCAAACATGTCGTCCTTTCATATCTAGAAGCCTCTCCACCAACGCTAATCAAG ATCCGATCCAGAATCGATCATCAGACGATTGGATGTTTGGCGGCAAAGACGAAAAAGCCAATAGCTTCTTCCAGCATCTTGGCAAGGCGGAGAAAGATAAGCGCGACTACACAGGCTTTAGTAGATCACAAGGAAACGGTTCGAGATTCGATTCTTCATCCGATGGCGTCGATGGTAAATTGAAGGAAGCTGCGTTGATTTACAACGTTGATGAGGACGAAGGTGTGAAGGATGGATACTCGTTTAGGCCCGATGTTAACAGCTGGGGAGTTAATCAGTTCCCTAGA GATATGAACTATAGGAGGCAGATGCAAAGGCCTAGGCAGAATAACAAGGCGGAGATCACCACGGATGAAGTTCTTAAGAAAGCTGATTTCAGG AATGTTAGATTCCTTGCACAGTTCATCACCGAAGCTGGGATCCTCGTTAAGAGGAAGCAG ACTGGTATTAGCGCAAAGGCACAAAGGAAGATTGCTAGAGAGATCAAGACGGCCCGTGCATTTGGACTGATGCCTTTCACAACAATGGGTACAAAGGCTTTTACATTTGGGAAAACCATGGAGAATAGAGACCAAGATTTCGAGTATGAAGTGGTTGACGATGATGATGAGTATGATGACAACACACCTGAGTGA
- the LOC106311895 gene encoding chaperone protein ClpB-like, which translates to MPTPVNTARECLTEEAARALNDAVSVARRRSHAQTTSLHAVSALLAMPSSILREVCVSRASRSTPYSSGLQFRALELCVGVSLDRLPSSKSTAATEEEGDPPVSNSLMAAIKRSQANQRRHPESYHLQQIHVSGCQTTVLKVELKYFVLSILDDPIVNRVFTEAGFRSSEIKLDVLHPPMTQLSRASRCPPLFLNREFPFGGSCGLDENCRRIGEVLCRKERRNPLLVGTCANEALKTFTEAINGGNQTFLPQEVRGLSIVSLEKEINDVLADGSRTEDEIRSKLGDLVKLAEKSSSKPSSGMVLNLGELKVLTGETSSNVLECLVAKLSDLLKHRSGKLWFIGCASSNETYTKLLVRFPTVDKDWDLHVLPITSSRPLTQGVYPKSSLMGSFVPFGGFFSSTSDYRVPLSTTVNQTLPRCHLCNEKYLQEVAALVKTGSSLSTSDQSSEKLPSWLRAAESELDKGPTSSTKAIDDDTNTLASKTTALQKKWDNICQSTHHTPAFPKLGLPTVSTQFPVQTLESSLETRKLLNQPISSPKQKEDLTTSVANRIVGSPLSCVTTDLGLGVVAPNSSLEHKCQNDFKSLRESLSRKVPYQTEAVNAISQIICDARRNRTSGTWLALLGPDRVGKKKVASVLSEAFFGGQENCISVDFGGEHSYRGKTVVDYLTGELSRQPHSVVFLENVEKSEFPDQRRLSEAVSTGRLRDSHGRVISMKNVIIIIAKDKDHVTVEPVKFSEERVLSARSWKLQIKLSDSVKKRKHEEETELRPEKVQRSYLDLNLPVDETGVSFDHETEEARAWFDGFMEQVDGRVTFKEVDFDGLAKSIREKIVSHFKMCFGGVTSLEIDEDVMVQILAASWSSGEEGRDVVDQWMRTVLAPSFAEARVKYGLNPKVVVKLVASRDLGAGVELPEKVDVM; encoded by the exons ATGCCGACGCCGGTGAACACGGCGAGAGAATGCTTAACCGAAGAAGCCGCTCGTGCCCTCAACGACGCTGTATCAGTTGCTCGTCGGAGGAGCCACGCGCAGACTACGTCTCTCCACGCCGTATCCGCTCTTCTAGCGATGCCGTCGTCCATTCTCCGGGAGGTCTGCGTCTCACGCGCCTCCCGGAGCACCCCGTACTCCTCAGGCCTTCAGTTCCGAGCTCTGGAGCTCTGCGTCGGCGTCTCTCTCGACAGGCTCCCGTCGTCTAAATCCACGGCGGCGACGGAGGAAGAAGGAGATCCGCCGGTGTCGAATTCGCTCATGGCGGCGATCAAACGGTCTCAGGCGAATCAGAGACGGCACCCCGAGAGTTATCACCTTCAGCAGATCCACGTCAGCGGATGTCAGACGACGGTTTTGAAAGTTGAGTTGAAGTACTTTGTGCTGTCGATCCTCGACGATCCGATTGTGAACCGGGTCTTCACCGAAGCGGGGTTTCGGAGCTCCGAAATTAAGCTCGACGTGCTTCACCCTCCGATGACGCAGCTCTCGAGAGCTTCTCGCTGTCCTCCTCTCTTCCTCAATCGTGAGTTCCCGTTTGGTGGGAGCTGCGGTTTGGATGAGAATTGTCGGAGAATCGGAGAGGTGTTGTGTCGGAAAGAGAGGAGGAACCCTCTCCTTGTCGGAACTTGCGCTAACGAAGCTCTTAAAACGTTCACGGAGGCTATCAACGGTGGGAACCAAACGTTTCTTCCTCAGGAGGTTAGAGGGTTAAGCATAGTTAGCTTAGAGAAGGAGATTAACGACGTTTTAGCCGATGGTTCAAGAACTGAGGACGAGATTCGTTCGAAGCTTGGTGATTTAGTTAAACTCGCAGAGAAAAGTAGCTCGAAACCATCATCGGGGATGGTGCTTAATCTGGGAGAGTTGAAGGTTCTAACCGGTGAAACTTCTTCCAATGTTTTGGAGTGTTTGGTAGCGAAGCTGTCGGATTTGTTGAAACATCGAAGTGGTAAACTTTGGTTCATTGGATGTGCATCGAGCAACGAGACTTACACGAAGCTTTTGGTTCGGTTTCCTACGGTGGATAAGGATTGGGACCTTCATGTTCTTCCAATCACATCCTCAAGACCTTTGACCCAAGGGGTTTATCCAAAATCAAG CTTGATGGGATCGTTTGTTCCGTTTGGAGGATTCTTTTCATCAACATCAGATTATAGAGTACCATTGAGCACCACAGTGAACCAGACACTCCCCAGATGTCACCTCTGCAACGAGAAGTATCTGCAAGAAGTAGCTGCCCTTGTCAAAACCGGTTCAAGTCTCTCTACGTCTGATCAATCTTCTGAGAAGTTACCCTCTTGGTTACGCGCTGCAGAGTCCGAGTTAGACAAGGGACCAACGAGCAGCACCAAG GCTATAGATGATGACACAAACACATTAGCCTCTAAAACCACAGCTCTCCAGAAGAAATGGGACAACATATGCCAAAGTACCCATCATACTCCAGCGTTTCCTAAACTCGGTTTGCCGACGGTGAGTACCCAGTTCCCAGTTCAGACTCTTGAAAGCTCTCTCGAGACGCGTAAACTGCTGAATCAGCCAATCTCTAGTCCAAAACAAAAGGAGGATCTCACCACATCTGTGGCTAACCGTATTGTAGGTTCTCCTTTGAGCTGTGTTACTACAGACTTAGGGTTGGGAGTGGTGGCTCCAAACTCTTCCTTAGAACATAAGTGTCAGAATGATTTCAAGTCTCTTAGAGAATCACTCTCTCGTAAAGTCCCTTACCAGACCGAAGCTGTGAATGCAATTAGTCAAATCATCTGCGACGCGAGAAGAAACCGCACAAGTGGAACTTGGCTGGCTCTTCTCGGACCAGATAGAGTTGGGAAGAAGAAAGTAGCGTCGGTTCTGTCTGAAGCCTTCTTCGGTGGCCAAGAGAACTGCATCTCTGTGGATTTCGGGGGAGAACACTCTTATAGAGGCAAGACAGTGGTTGATTACCTAACGGGAGAGTTATCAAGGCAGCCACACTCAGTTGTGTTCCTTGAAAACGTGGAGAAGTCAGAGTTCCCGGATCAGAGGAGATTGTCTGAAGCTGTGAGTACAGGGAGACTCCGTGACTCTCATGGGAGAGTGATCAGTATGAAGAATGTAATTATTATTATCGCCAAGGACAAAGATCATGTTACTGTGGAGCCTGTGAAGTTCTCTGAGGAGAGAGTTCTCAGCGCGAGAAGCTGGAAGCTGCAGATTAAGTTATCTGATAGTGTAAAGAAGAGAAAACATGAGGAAGAGACAGAGCTGCGTCCAGAGAAGGTGCAACGTTCATATCTTGATCTGAACCTACCAGTAGATGAGACAGGAGTTAGCTTTGATCATGAAACAGAGGAGGCAAGAGCTTGGTTCGATGGTTTCATGGAGCAAGTAGACGGAAGGGTGACGTTCAAGGAGGTTGATTTCGACGGGTTAGCTAAAAGCATTCGAGAGAAGATCGTTTCACATTTTAAGATGTGCTTTGGAGGTGTAACAAGTTTAGAGATCGATGAGGACGTGATGGTTCAGATTCTTGCAGCTTCTTGGTCATCGGGGGAAGAAGGGAGGGACGTTGTTGATCAGTGGATGAGAACAGTTCTTGCTCCGAGCTTTGCTGAAGCGAGGGTAAAGTACGGTTTGAATCCTAAGGTCGTTGTGAAGCTGGTTGCTTCTAGAGATTTAGGTGCTGGAGTTGAGTTGCCGGAGAAGGTGGACGTGATGTGA
- the LOC106311765 gene encoding ran-binding protein 1 homolog a-like yields MATNEPEHENRDAEESGANEDEDTGAQVAPIVRLEEVAVTTGEEDEDAVLDLKSKLYRFDKEANQWKERGAGTVKLLKHKSTGKIRLVMRQSKTLKICANHFVKTGMSVQEHVGNEKSCVWHARDFADGELKDELFCIRFASIENCKAFMQKFSEVAESEVEKEESKDASDTAGLLEKLTVEETKTEEKPVEKVKTEVEPEEKTKSEPEKADEEKKTEEAVAPST; encoded by the exons ATGGCCACCAACGAACCCGAGCACGAGAACAGAGACGCCGAAGAATCCGGAGCCAACGAGGATGAGGACACCGGAGCTCAGGTCGCTCCGATCGTTAGGCTTGAGGAGGTCGCCGTCACTACCGGTGAGGAAGACGAAGACGCCGTCCTCGATCT GAAATCGAAGCTGTATCGGTTTGATAAGGAAGCGAATCAGTGGAAGGAGAGAGGCGCTGGTACTGTGAAGCTCTTGAAGCATAAGAGCACTGGCAAGATTAGGCTCGTTATGAGGCAATCGAAAACTCTGAAGATCTGTGCTAATCATTTCG TTAAAACGGGCATGAGTGTTCAGGAACACGTTGGGAATGAAAAGTCGTGTGTGTGGCACGCTCGTGACTTTGCCGATGGGGAGCTGAAGGATGAGCTTTTCTGCATCCGTTTTGCTTCAATTGAGA ACTGCAAAGCATTTATGCAGAAGTTCAGTGAAGTTGCTGAATCTGAAGTAGAGAAAGAAGAGAGCAAAGATGCCTCTGACACCGCTGGTCTTCTTGAGAAGTTGACCGTGGAAGAGACAAAAACAGAGGAGAAACCTGTCGAGAAGGTGAAGACTGAAGTGGAACCAGAGGAAAAGACTAAAAGCGAGCCAGAGAAAGCTGATGAAGAAAAGAAAACCGAAGAGGCTGTTGCTCCCTCGACTTAA